In one window of Brassica rapa cultivar Chiifu-401-42 chromosome A07, CAAS_Brap_v3.01, whole genome shotgun sequence DNA:
- the LOC103828599 gene encoding S-protein homolog 5-like — protein sequence MASSRNQNFIFMLISFLIILATTSFASALFSAKHVVIVNKLVTRATLIVHCMNKEEDKGVISLGPGDSFDFRFRVNLRKTTVYTCSFAWPGNTATFDIFRADRDDNPESKVGVCSECIWSIYEPAPCRDRRDGGQPNCFPWAS from the coding sequence ATTTCATTTCTGATCATTCTCGCAACTACGTCATTTGCCTCTGCGCTCTTCTCAGCAAAACATGTTGTGATTGTCAACAAACTTGTAACGCGTGCGACATTGATTGTGCATTGCATgaacaaagaagaagataaggGAGTGATTTCACTTGGACCTGGAGATAGTTTTGATTTCAGATTTCGTGTTAACCTTCGTAAAACAACAGTATACACATGTAGCTTTGCTTGGCCTGGCAATACAGCAACATTCGATATTTTTAGAGCTGATAGAGATGATAATCCAGAAAGCAAAGTTGGTGTTTGCAGCGAATGTATTTGGAGCATCTACGAGCCAGCACCATGTAGGGATAGACGTGATGGAGGCCAACCTAATTGTTTTCCATGGGCTTCTTAA
- the LOC103828602 gene encoding CLAVATA3/ESR (CLE)-related protein 41, producing MATSNDQTKTISSHSHTLLLLIIFLSFILFINLAIPVTHHRSTSMVAPFKRVLLEPSVPASSTMDLHPKARTRRSHTSRRREFANDAHKVPSGPNPISN from the coding sequence ATGGCAACATCAAATGaccaaaccaaaactatatCATCACATTCTCATACTCTTCTTCTTTTAATCATATTCTTATCTTTCATTCTCTTCATCAACCTTGCAATCCCCGTGACTCATCATCGGTCCACATCTATGGTTGCTCCCTTCAAGAGGGTTCTTCTCGAACCTTCTGTTCCAGCTTCATCAACAATGGATCTGCATCCAAAGGCTCGCACACGTCGCAGCCATACTTCTAGAAGGAGAGAGTTTGCAAATGATGCTCATAAAGTTCCTAGTGGTCCAAACCCTATTTCTAACTAG